In Actinomadura luteofluorescens, the sequence GATGAGATCACCGGGGGCGGCTGGCCGGTGGGCGGAAAGATCCCGCCGGAGCCCGTGCTGTCGGAGACGCTCGGGGTCGGGCGTAACACCGTCCGGGAGGCGGTGCGGGCGCTGACCCACGCGGGTCTCCTGGAGAGCCGCCAGGGCGACGGGACGTACGTGCGCGCGACGAGCGAGCTGTCCGGGGCCGTCCGGCGGCGGCTGGAGACCGCGGAACTCGTCGAGATCCTGGAGGTCCGGCGGGGGTTCGAGGTGGAGGCGGCCCGGCTCGCCGCCACCCGGCGCACGGACGCCGACATCGCCGCCATCGCGGTCGCGCTCGCACGCAGGGACGCGGCGTGGGCGGCGGGCGAGCACTCGGCGTTCGTCGAAGCGGACCTCGAATTCCACACCGCCGTGGTCGAGGCCACCCACAACCGCGTCCTGACGGACCTGTACCGCGACTTCAGCGCGGCGCTCCGGGCCAGCATCGGCGCGGCCGGGAGCCTGCTCGAACACGCCGACGTCCCGCACGGCCCCATCGCCGCGGCCATCGAGGCGGGCGACGCCGACGCCGCCACCCAGGCGACCCACGCGTGTCTCGACCAGATCCTCGCCTCGACCGTCCCCCTGTCCGGGACGGCTCCGCAGGAGACCTAGCACGCCAAGCGCAAGCCCGCACCGTGACGGGGGCGTGACCCGCTCACCTCACGAGGCGGCCGTCGTGGTGCCCGGCGACGCACATGGGCACCGGAACGCAGCAGAACCAGCTCGACGCAGAAGAACCTGCGCTCGACGCGACCGAGCAACGAAGGTGACATGAACAGCTCTACGACTCCAGGTTCCCGGGCCGCGGCCGTGTGGTCGCTCGTCGGCCTGGTGCTGCTGACGATCAACCTGCGTGCCGCGATCACGGGGATCTCGCCGGTGCTCGGCGACCTGCGGGACGCGTTCGGGCTGTCGGGGGCGGAGGCCGGCGTCCTCACCACGCTCCCGGTGCTGTGCCTGGGCGTGTTCGCGGCCGTCGCCCCGGCCGTCGCGCGGCGGTTCGGCACCGAGACGGCGATCGCCGGCTCCCTCGTCATGATCACGACGGGGATCGTGCTGCGGGTGGCGCAGTCCCCGGTCTCGCTGTTCGTGGGAACGGTCCTGGCCGGGGCGGGGATCGCGATGGGCAACGTCCTCATGCCGGCCATGATCAAGCGCGCGTTCCCGTCCCGGCTGGGCTCGCTGACCGGGCTCGCGATGATGCTGATGGCGGCCAGCGGCGCGATCGCGGCCGGGCTCGCGGTGCCGCTGGAGGAGGCGGGCGGCTGGCGTCTCGCGCTCGCGGTCTGGGCCGTCCCTTCGCTGGTCGCCGCGCTCGTGTGGGGTCCGCTCGCCGTGCGGGGCCGCCGCGCCCCGACGGCGCCGGTCACCGCCCCGCGCGCCGGGGGATCGCTGCTGCGCTCGCCGACGGCCTGGTTCGTCACCGCGTTCATGGGCCTGGCGTCGCTGATGTTCTACGTGCTGATGTCGTGGCTGCCGGAGGTCATGCGCG encodes:
- a CDS encoding FadR/GntR family transcriptional regulator; the protein is MTLRTARRSSLVDQVIDQLRDEITGGGWPVGGKIPPEPVLSETLGVGRNTVREAVRALTHAGLLESRQGDGTYVRATSELSGAVRRRLETAELVEILEVRRGFEVEAARLAATRRTDADIAAIAVALARRDAAWAAGEHSAFVEADLEFHTAVVEATHNRVLTDLYRDFSAALRASIGAAGSLLEHADVPHGPIAAAIEAGDADAATQATHACLDQILASTVPLSGTAPQET
- a CDS encoding CynX/NimT family MFS transporter: MNSSTTPGSRAAAVWSLVGLVLLTINLRAAITGISPVLGDLRDAFGLSGAEAGVLTTLPVLCLGVFAAVAPAVARRFGTETAIAGSLVMITTGIVLRVAQSPVSLFVGTVLAGAGIAMGNVLMPAMIKRAFPSRLGSLTGLAMMLMAASGAIAAGLAVPLEEAGGWRLALAVWAVPSLVAALVWGPLAVRGRRAPTAPVTAPRAGGSLLRSPTAWFVTAFMGLASLMFYVLMSWLPEVMRDAGYPAATAGMMVSAMMIAGIPLGFLVPVFAARLRDQRPLVVAVAATMVVGLVGLLLAPSAGWTWVVILGIGTGSAFPLAFTLLSLRSPTPSAAASLSGMAQTGGYLLAGTGPLAVGVLHEATGGWNVPVALLLVLVVPEVVVGLLAARPGFVRPAGPATPLVEPKALRAPEPARTR